TCGCAATTCAAAACTTAACCTCGACAAATCCCCGGAAATGAAGCCGATCTTTCGATGCCCTTTTCGGACCAAATGTTGCATTGCCAAAAATGCTCCGTGCTCATTGTCAATAATGATCTGATTGCAATTGGAAATTTCAAATTTCGGATCAATGTAAACCAGCGGCAAATTGACTGAAATGATTCTTTTTACAAAATCTTCTCGGAAAATGCCTACCAAAACCAAGCCGTCCACCTGTCTTTCGCGAACCATTTTAGGCAAATGATCCTGATTGCACTCGGGAATCAAATGCAGCACCAAATTGTAATTATTCATTCCGATTTCCGATTCGATGCCTTCGAGCACCCGCGAATAAAATGGATTTCCGGATAATGGCTGATTTTCCCGGCAAAAAATCACACCGATGTTCTCTGTTGTTTTTGACTTTAGTCCTTTGCCAAAGGCATTGGGACTGAAATTGTAATTTTTGGCGATTTCTTTCACCCGCTGACGCGTTCCCGGGCTCACGTCCGGTCTGTCGTTCAATGCTTTCGACGCGGTGGAAATGGAAACATTTGCCAGACGGGCAATATCTTTTATCGTCACCATTAAATGATCCTTTTGTAATTCTGCTAAATCTCGCCTTTTGCGCGGACAAAGTAAAATCCGATGTCCCCGCGGAACTGCGGCGACTTTAATATCTGATTGTCTAAAATTTCAACTTTTTCTTGTTTTAAAACCGAGCCATTCCAGGTGTTCAGCCATTGCAAATCATAAATCCCGCGCGCGAACTCGGGCAATGAAATATCCGCCTCTTTCACCAGCGGTACGCTGTTTCGGGAGCCCATCTGCTTCCAGGAATAGTCCTGATGACGAATCCAGAGAAATCCAATTTCGCTGCCGCACAGCCCGACAATTTTTACCGCATCTGCCGCACCGTAGCCGCAGCCGACAAATTCGTAACGCGCGACCTCCATCCAATCAGTGCCGTCATTCTGAACCCGAATGCGATGCGAACCTTGCGGAACCGGGACCGCAAAAGTTTTATTAATCAATCCCTGATAAATTTTCCATTCTTCCTGCCATTGTCTTTTTTCCCAATCGCTACTCTCGGCGCTCAAATCCAAATTTTTTTCCAGCGCCAGGCTGTCATCCAGAAAAATCCGCAGCAAGCAGTTGTCAGAAACGTGATTGATGTGCACGCGAAAAAAGCCGTCGCTCGCGTAATTAATTTCAAAAGTCGGCGGCTTGCGCAAATCCGACTTTTCCGATCCGAACAGGAACGTTGGTATTTGCTCTCTGTGCTCAATAGTGCCATTCTCATTTACGACAAACTTGTCCCGAACATTTTTGCTCCATGGTTTTTGAGGGAAAATGACAAAATTTTTCTCTGAACTGTCTGTTGCCGAAACGATTTCCGTTTTCTGATATTCCTTCACGGAGCCATTCGCCAAAAGAGGCATCAGTTTTTCGTTAACGTTAGCGATGGTTCTGAACAAAGTGTACAAATCACTGGAATCAATCAAACTGTCCCACCACCACGTCAACGGCAAAATTGGCGTCGGCGAGAAAAGTCCTGCCCAGAGTCCGTTGTGAATTCCCAAATTTGTCGGATCAGCGTTGCGGGACTCTTTGGGCCCGCGAAAGTCAACGCCGAACTCGCCGACCACGTGCGGCTTGTGAAATTGATTTTCCATTTCTGAAATTGTTGCAGGAAGCGAATAAGTAAAATCAGGTTGATTGTAATGGTGCGTTTGAGAAAAATCCATCTCCTCGATACGCCAGATGTCAAGGTAACCTTCGCCGGAAAAACTCGTGGTAATCAGGTGATCGTAGGGGTCAACTTCCCGCAAATATTCTGCCATCTCCTCATGCCAGCGAATCACGTCTTCTGGTTTCCCTGCAGTGAGATCCACTTCATTCCAGAATTCCCACGCCGCGATTTGCGGACTGTAGCCCCAGCGAGCAACGATGTAATCCAATCGCTGTTTGTAAAACTTTTTCGCCTTTGGCGATGTGAAAAATTCAGCTTCCGTGCGACAGGGGCCACCGTTGCGGAAATTGTAAGGATTGTCATTCCACTTTTTCTCTTTGAAGTAGCCCTGCTCTTTTTGCACCACGCCATGATAATCAAAACAAAGCATCACGTAAATCTCGTAGCGACGGGCGAGACTTAGCACAGAATCCAGACGCGCAGCATTTTGCAAATTATATTTGCCCAGTCCTGACTCTTTCCATTCCAGCGCAAGATTCCAGGGACACATCCAGATGCGGACAAAATTGCAGCCGTTTTTTGCTAAGCGCGAGAAATAAAATTCATAATTCTCCGCCCATGCCACATTTTCCCCAATGCCGCGAAAATACGCCCCGTCATCAAAGCGAAAACCAAAGTGAGATTGCGGATCTCGACG
This portion of the Calditrichota bacterium genome encodes:
- a CDS encoding LacI family transcriptional regulator, producing MVTIKDIARLANVSISTASKALNDRPDVSPGTRQRVKEIAKNYNFSPNAFGKGLKSKTTENIGVIFCRENQPLSGNPFYSRVLEGIESEIGMNNYNLVLHLIPECNQDHLPKMVRERQVDGLVLVGIFREDFVKRIISVNLPLVYIDPKFEISNCNQIIIDNEHGAFLAMQHLVRKGHRKIGFISGDLSRLSFELRYQGYLKTLERNNIPVLKNYISAGGIEQGYDHVKKLLSQPDPPTAIFSANDINALYGYKAVQDMNLKIPDDVSIVGFDDIDLARFSTPGLTTIRVFKQELGSIGVRILFRAIRKEIDSPIHTVVPVQLVERESVRKI
- a CDS encoding cellulase family glycosylhydrolase — its product is MKYAFLIFLAIIFYAMTLTGSENIFLSISAPPAEVRQYDPLQMEMILNIQLINPFDVRESGLIARIGLSSGETENHFCFYDGEKDGKSLWRFRFTPQQTGKYLIQFELKTKKISQKSKTFSINVVPAQEHGFLRRDPQSHFGFRFDDGAYFRGIGENVAWAENYEFYFSRLAKNGCNFVRIWMCPWNLALEWKESGLGKYNLQNAARLDSVLSLARRYEIYVMLCFDYHGVVQKEQGYFKEKKWNDNPYNFRNGGPCRTEAEFFTSPKAKKFYKQRLDYIVARWGYSPQIAAWEFWNEVDLTAGKPEDVIRWHEEMAEYLREVDPYDHLITTSFSGEGYLDIWRIEEMDFSQTHHYNQPDFTYSLPATISEMENQFHKPHVVGEFGVDFRGPKESRNADPTNLGIHNGLWAGLFSPTPILPLTWWWDSLIDSSDLYTLFRTIANVNEKLMPLLANGSVKEYQKTEIVSATDSSEKNFVIFPQKPWSKNVRDKFVVNENGTIEHREQIPTFLFGSEKSDLRKPPTFEINYASDGFFRVHINHVSDNCLLRIFLDDSLALEKNLDLSAESSDWEKRQWQEEWKIYQGLINKTFAVPVPQGSHRIRVQNDGTDWMEVARYEFVGCGYGAADAVKIVGLCGSEIGFLWIRHQDYSWKQMGSRNSVPLVKEADISLPEFARGIYDLQWLNTWNGSVLKQEKVEILDNQILKSPQFRGDIGFYFVRAKGEI